Within Spirochaetota bacterium, the genomic segment TGCTGAGGTTGCGGAGTTTACAAATATACCGTATATTCTTGTTGAGAAGCCCATATCGTTAACATTGCGAGAGGGTTATGAATTATATCATAGAGTTGAGAAAGCAGGTAAGAAGTTATTGCCAGTATACCAGAATAGATATAATCCTCTTGTTTCTTTTATTAAAAGCATCATTGATTCTGGAAAATTAGGAAAAATTTACCAATTTGTGTGCAATATCTTTTGGAATAGAGATGATAAATATTTTTCCATTGATTGGCATGGTACATTAGAACTTGATGGAGGTGTATTATACACTCAGGCAAGTCATTATGTTGATATGGTGCATTTCTTCTTTGGTGAATTAATTGAAGGCAAGGGAATTGGTGGTTCGCTGAGAGGATTAGAAGTATATGATACTGTATCGGCGGTATGTAAATTTAACAATGGGACTATTGGTACAATTAATGCTACTGTTAGCACATACAAAAAAAATTATATGACCGAGTTTTCATTGATTGCTGAAAAAGGTACTATACGGCTTTCTGGTACAAATCTTAATACCATAGATTTTTGGGATGTTGAAGGTATGGAAAAGCCGCAAATGGATTTTACGATAGATCATGTTTATGGGAAGGGACATGATACATTATATAAATATATAGTTGAAGAATGCTGGGAGATGTTCCCTGATAAAGATGATGTCTTATCAGGCATAAGGTTGATGGAGCAATTAAGTTATTAATTTTTTACTATCAAAGCATAAGAGCGTAAAAAGTGCACTTTTCCATAAATTTATAAAAGAAAAAAATAGGTTAAATATGCTTAATATTATGACAGTTGTTGGTGCCCGACCGCAGTTTATCAAAGCTGCGGTGTTAAGTAGAAAAGTGCGTACAAAAGGATATTCAGAGTTTATTAAAGAGACTATTGTTCATACAGGTCAGCATTATGATGAAATGATGTCGAATGTTTTTTTTAAACAAATGGAAATACCAGAACCTGATTT encodes:
- a CDS encoding Gfo/Idh/MocA family oxidoreductase, producing MKTVALIGCGRISKRHIEAIASNKNIAIASVCDIDEDKARETGNSLKVPWTTDYKTMKDVDVAAILTPSGLHPRHAAEVAEFTNIPYILVEKPISLTLREGYELYHRVEKAGKKLLPVYQNRYNPLVSFIKSIIDSGKLGKIYQFVCNIFWNRDDKYFSIDWHGTLELDGGVLYTQASHYVDMVHFFFGELIEGKGIGGSLRGLEVYDTVSAVCKFNNGTIGTINATVSTYKKNYMTEFSLIAEKGTIRLSGTNLNTIDFWDVEGMEKPQMDFTIDHVYGKGHDTLYKYIVEECWEMFPDKDDVLSGIRLMEQLSY